The Bacillus vallismortis genome window below encodes:
- a CDS encoding fructose-specific PTS transporter subunit EIIC gives MKLLAITSCPNGIAHTYMAAENLQKAADRLGIRIKVETQGGIGVENELTAEEIQEADAIIIAADRSVNKDRFIGKKLLSVGVQDGIRKPEELIQKALSGDIPVYHSASKSESGNHREKKQNPIYRHLMNGVSFMVPFIVVGGLLIAVALTLGGEKTPKGLVIPDDSFWKTIEQIGSASFSFMIPILAGYIAYSIADKPGLVPGMIGGYIAAAGSFYDSASGAGFLGGIIAGFLAGYAALGIKKLKVPKAIQPIMPIIIIPVFASLIVGLAFVFLIGAPVAQIFTSLTVWLAGMQGSSSILLALILGAMISFDMGGPVNKVAFLFGSAMIGEGNYEIMGPIAVAICIPPIGLGIATFFGKRKFEAPQREMGKAAFTMGLFGITEGAIPFAAQDPLRVIPSIMAGSMTGSVIAMIGNVGDRVAHGGPIVAVLGAVDHVLMFFIAVIAGSLVTALFVNVLKKDITAASPVLSETAPPSEAAAVKDIQKPIQAESQKAEMKDIKKLTDIISPELIEPHLSGETRDDIIDEMIQTLSRGGMLLSESGFKQAILDREKQGTTAIGMNIAIPHGKSEAVRKPSVAFGIKRSGVGWNSLDGSDAKLIFMIAVPKKSGGNQHLKILQMLSRKLMDDSYRKRLLSVQTKEEAYKLLDEII, from the coding sequence ATGAAACTGTTAGCGATAACCTCTTGTCCGAATGGAATTGCCCATACGTATATGGCAGCGGAAAACCTGCAAAAAGCTGCTGATAGATTAGGGATTCGCATTAAAGTTGAGACCCAGGGCGGAATCGGGGTAGAAAATGAGCTAACCGCTGAGGAAATTCAGGAGGCAGACGCGATCATTATTGCGGCAGACCGCTCCGTAAACAAAGATCGGTTTATAGGAAAAAAACTGCTGTCTGTCGGCGTTCAGGACGGCATCCGCAAACCGGAAGAATTGATTCAAAAAGCACTTAGCGGGGATATACCGGTCTATCATTCCGCTTCAAAATCGGAATCCGGTAATCATCGGGAGAAGAAGCAAAATCCGATTTACCGTCATTTAATGAACGGCGTTTCTTTTATGGTTCCTTTCATTGTCGTCGGCGGATTATTGATAGCGGTTGCATTAACGCTTGGGGGCGAAAAAACACCTAAAGGATTAGTTATTCCAGATGATTCCTTCTGGAAAACGATTGAACAGATCGGCAGTGCTTCATTTTCATTCATGATCCCGATATTAGCCGGATATATCGCATATAGCATCGCTGATAAGCCGGGACTTGTGCCAGGAATGATTGGCGGATATATTGCAGCGGCTGGAAGTTTTTATGACAGCGCAAGCGGCGCCGGTTTCCTCGGCGGAATCATTGCCGGATTTTTGGCTGGATACGCGGCACTTGGGATCAAAAAATTAAAAGTTCCAAAAGCAATCCAGCCGATTATGCCGATTATTATTATTCCGGTGTTTGCATCCCTGATTGTAGGGTTAGCGTTTGTGTTTTTGATCGGCGCACCTGTAGCTCAAATTTTCACATCTTTAACGGTTTGGCTGGCGGGGATGCAAGGTTCGAGCTCGATCCTTCTGGCATTGATTTTAGGCGCGATGATCTCATTTGATATGGGCGGCCCCGTAAACAAAGTGGCATTTCTGTTCGGGTCGGCCATGATTGGTGAGGGAAACTACGAAATCATGGGCCCAATTGCAGTTGCTATTTGTATACCGCCGATTGGCCTCGGCATCGCGACGTTTTTTGGAAAAAGAAAATTCGAGGCGCCGCAAAGAGAAATGGGGAAAGCGGCATTTACGATGGGACTCTTCGGCATCACTGAAGGAGCTATTCCATTCGCGGCGCAGGATCCTCTTCGAGTCATTCCCAGTATTATGGCAGGTTCTATGACTGGTTCTGTCATAGCGATGATTGGCAATGTGGGAGACAGAGTGGCGCACGGCGGACCTATCGTTGCAGTGCTTGGTGCAGTTGATCATGTCTTGATGTTTTTTATTGCTGTGATTGCAGGATCTCTTGTCACTGCTCTGTTCGTCAATGTACTAAAAAAGGATATTACGGCGGCGTCTCCTGTGCTCAGCGAAACTGCACCGCCAAGTGAAGCTGCTGCAGTAAAAGACATACAGAAGCCAATTCAAGCTGAAAGCCAAAAAGCTGAAATGAAGGACATCAAAAAACTGACAGACATCATCAGCCCAGAGTTGATAGAACCACATTTATCCGGAGAAACGAGAGATGACATCATTGATGAAATGATTCAAACATTGTCCCGCGGAGGTATGCTGCTTTCAGAGAGCGGGTTTAAACAAGCCATTTTGGATCGTGAGAAACAGGGAACAACGGCGATTGGCATGAATATCGCGATTCCGCACGGAAAGTCTGAGGCGGTCAGGAAGCCGAGTGTTGCCTTTGGGATCAAACGATCAGGTGTTGGCTGGAACAGCCTGGATGGATCAGATGCAAAATTAATCTTTATGATTGCTGTGCCAAAAAAAAGTGGAGGAAACCAGCATCTGAAAATATTGCAGATGTTATCCCGAAAACTAATGGATGACAGTTATAGAAAGCGGCTGCTCTCCGTGCAAACCAAAGAAGAAGCATACAAACTGCTGGATGAAATCATTTAA
- the cyoE gene encoding heme o synthase produces the protein MQFWGRRLFLENTSDSAAISETKYIKPSNRVTIYDFIKLAKPGIIISNSIAAFGGFWIAFASAEKPLTGMAFLMTMVTAMFGTAFVMASGTVYNNYFDRHMDAKMARTRSRASVTGKMPPAMLLTYGSVLGITGLAMLYSLNPLTALLGLAAFIFYAIIYTIWVKRTSVWSTFVGSFPGAAPPLMGYCAVTGDISMTAVLLYAIMFLWQPPHFWAIGIRRKEEYRAAGVPLLPVVRGNHVTKIKMIQYLAVLVPVTLLFPFTLASGHISPFYFLAALVLGGIWIKKSIQGFKTDDDVKWAKDMFVYSLIYFCLLFLIMMVDSFVMFLIR, from the coding sequence ATGCAGTTTTGGGGGAGGCGTCTATTTTTGGAGAATACAAGTGATTCTGCAGCTATATCTGAAACGAAATACATAAAACCTTCAAATCGGGTAACAATTTACGATTTTATCAAACTTGCAAAACCCGGCATTATCATATCAAACTCGATAGCAGCCTTCGGCGGATTTTGGATCGCATTTGCAAGCGCAGAAAAACCATTAACCGGAATGGCTTTTTTGATGACAATGGTGACAGCAATGTTTGGAACCGCGTTTGTTATGGCTTCCGGAACTGTCTATAACAACTATTTTGATCGGCATATGGACGCAAAAATGGCACGCACCCGCAGCAGAGCCTCGGTCACAGGGAAAATGCCGCCAGCTATGCTCTTAACGTATGGCTCTGTTTTAGGAATCACCGGTCTTGCGATGCTCTATTCCCTCAATCCATTAACTGCCCTTCTCGGACTGGCCGCTTTTATTTTTTATGCGATTATCTATACGATATGGGTGAAACGAACTTCTGTGTGGAGTACATTTGTCGGGAGCTTCCCCGGAGCTGCGCCGCCATTGATGGGGTATTGCGCGGTAACCGGAGACATCAGTATGACTGCAGTGCTGTTGTACGCGATCATGTTTCTGTGGCAGCCCCCGCATTTTTGGGCGATTGGGATCAGACGCAAAGAGGAGTATCGGGCAGCGGGCGTTCCGCTCTTGCCTGTTGTAAGAGGAAATCATGTAACAAAAATAAAAATGATTCAATATCTTGCAGTTTTGGTGCCGGTCACGTTATTATTTCCTTTTACTCTCGCCAGCGGCCATATCAGTCCATTTTATTTCTTAGCTGCCCTGGTTCTCGGAGGCATATGGATCAAAAAAAGCATCCAGGGATTCAAAACAGATGATGACGTGAAGTGGGCAAAGGATATGTTTGTCTACTCGCTCATTTATTTTTGCTTGCTGTTTTTGATTATGATGGTTGATTCATTTGTGATGTTTTTGATCAGATAA
- a CDS encoding DUF2809 domain-containing protein: MKRNRWIYAAVTMMIIAMGLGSRAFSSVLPDAVNPYLGDSLWAAMIYMGCGFLFRKMKTMMTGMISLSFCFFIEISQLYHSDWIDRIRDTSLGGLVLGYGFLWSDIEAYTIGIALCAAIELLVLGIKERHKM; this comes from the coding sequence ATGAAGCGAAATCGATGGATATATGCAGCTGTCACCATGATGATCATAGCGATGGGGCTGGGATCCAGAGCATTCTCAAGTGTTCTGCCGGATGCCGTCAATCCTTATCTGGGGGACTCGCTGTGGGCGGCCATGATCTATATGGGATGCGGGTTTCTATTTCGGAAAATGAAGACAATGATGACGGGCATGATCAGTCTTTCTTTCTGTTTTTTCATTGAAATCAGCCAGCTGTATCACTCAGATTGGATCGACCGGATCAGAGACACTTCTCTTGGCGGCCTTGTACTGGGGTACGGTTTTTTATGGAGCGATATCGAAGCGTATACGATCGGAATTGCACTCTGTGCAGCCATAGAACTGCTCGTCCTAGGAATCAAAGAGCGCCACAAAATGTGA
- a CDS encoding YjgB family protein, with product MNKTMSVLTATAALTASLSSFGAAPFPTPVKAETQATTLSEDTNQSAAELVKNLYNTAYTGEMPQQAQGLTINKSTKGDVHAKLGEPERPSGGDNRFDLYHWNMGNPGYGFSYHQDMTISEIRYFGTGVERQLNLGGVTPEVLRNELGAANRVLTVPFTDEIDYVYNTGRYELHFVIGKDQTADHVNLKAK from the coding sequence ATGAACAAAACAATGTCTGTTCTAACCGCGACAGCCGCACTGACAGCCTCTCTTTCCAGCTTTGGCGCAGCACCTTTTCCAACCCCTGTAAAGGCCGAAACTCAAGCAACAACGCTCTCCGAAGATACGAATCAATCCGCCGCCGAGCTTGTCAAAAACCTCTACAACACCGCCTACACAGGGGAAATGCCTCAGCAGGCGCAAGGCCTTACCATTAACAAAAGCACGAAAGGCGATGTCCATGCTAAATTAGGGGAACCGGAACGGCCGTCCGGAGGAGACAATCGGTTTGATTTATATCACTGGAATATGGGGAACCCGGGCTACGGATTTTCCTATCATCAAGACATGACCATTTCAGAAATCCGCTACTTTGGAACCGGCGTGGAACGGCAGCTGAATTTAGGAGGGGTTACCCCGGAAGTGCTGCGAAATGAATTAGGCGCCGCTAATCGAGTGTTAACCGTCCCGTTTACCGATGAAATAGATTATGTATATAATACAGGCCGATATGAACTCCATTTTGTAATTGGCAAGGACCAGACCGCCGACCATGTAAACCTTAAAGCGAAATAA
- a CDS encoding YjfA family protein, translated as MKRLFTKASLILFAVVFIFAVKGTPANAETHAYDGKSPYYNDCASSGSTKKSSNLVNANNQVIGVVELKFSSACKTAWAKITMNHTLTSGYEANAEITRNTDGKRYNCDSAGGNGKAVAGQKSCYTPMVYDLDPRTSYAFGKYSGPNLNVWATTGSY; from the coding sequence ATGAAAAGATTGTTTACGAAAGCTTCATTGATATTATTCGCAGTTGTATTTATTTTCGCCGTCAAAGGGACGCCCGCCAACGCCGAAACCCATGCCTACGATGGAAAAAGCCCTTATTACAATGATTGTGCATCCAGCGGCTCTACAAAAAAATCCTCAAACTTAGTGAATGCCAACAATCAAGTCATCGGGGTGGTCGAGCTCAAATTCAGCAGTGCATGTAAAACGGCTTGGGCAAAAATCACGATGAATCATACATTGACGTCAGGCTATGAAGCAAATGCGGAGATTACCCGGAACACGGACGGAAAGAGATATAACTGTGATTCTGCAGGCGGCAATGGAAAAGCGGTGGCCGGCCAAAAATCTTGTTATACACCGATGGTATATGATTTGGATCCACGGACTTCTTACGCTTTCGGTAAGTATTCAGGACCGAATCTGAATGTTTGGGCCACTACAGGCTCTTACTAA
- the manA gene encoding mannose-6-phosphate isomerase, class I: MMTEPLFFKPVFKERIWGGTALADFGYHIPSERTGECWAFAAHKNGQSIVQSGMYKGFTLCELWDHHRHLFGHLEGDRFPLLTKILDADQDLSVQVHPNDEFAKIHENGELGKTECWYIIDCEKDAEIIYGHNAKTKEELSSMIELGEWDELLRRVKVKPGDFFYVPSGTVHAIGKGILVLETQQNSDTTYRLYDYERKDAEGKLRELHLEKSIEVIEVPSIPDRQSVHYEQTDDLLTTTFIECAYFSVGKWSLSGSARLKQQKPFLLVSVIEGEGRIISDGSVNRFKKGDHMLLPYGFGEFKLEGQAECIVSYL; the protein is encoded by the coding sequence ATGATGACTGAACCGTTATTTTTCAAGCCTGTTTTCAAAGAGAGGATTTGGGGCGGCACCGCTTTAGCTGATTTCGGTTATCACATTCCGTCAGAACGAACAGGGGAGTGCTGGGCTTTTGCCGCTCATAAAAATGGACAAAGCATTGTTCAAAGCGGAATGTATAAAGGGTTCACGCTCTGCGAATTATGGGATCATCACAGACATTTATTCGGACATCTGGAAGGGGATCGTTTCCCACTTCTTACAAAAATCTTAGATGCAGATCAAGATTTATCCGTTCAGGTGCATCCGAATGATGAGTTCGCCAAAATACATGAAAACGGGGAACTTGGAAAAACCGAATGCTGGTACATCATTGATTGCGAAAAAGACGCGGAGATCATTTACGGCCACAACGCAAAAACAAAAGAAGAACTGAGCTCGATGATAGAGCTTGGAGAATGGGACGAGCTCTTGCGCCGCGTAAAGGTAAAGCCGGGGGATTTCTTCTATGTGCCAAGCGGTACCGTTCATGCGATTGGAAAAGGCATTCTCGTTTTGGAAACGCAGCAGAATTCAGATACAACCTACAGATTATATGATTATGAACGAAAAGATGCAGAAGGCAAGCTGCGAGAGCTGCATTTGGAAAAAAGCATAGAAGTCATAGAGGTTCCATCCATTCCAGATCGGCAATCTGTTCATTATGAGCAAACAGATGATTTGCTTACAACCACGTTTATTGAATGTGCTTACTTTTCAGTGGGAAAGTGGAGTTTATCAGGATCAGCAAGATTAAAGCAGCAAAAACCATTCCTTCTTGTCAGTGTGATTGAAGGAGAAGGCCGTATCATCTCCGATGGGAGTGTCAATCGCTTCAAAAAAGGAGATCATATGTTGCTGCCTTACGGGTTTGGAGAATTTAAACTGGAGGGGCAGGCAGAGTGTATCGTCTCTTATCTATGA
- a CDS encoding YjfB family protein — MDIPALSVAMHQASLAQNVDIALTKKVLDTAQQNADQTLKMIQHPTLGQTIDIKA; from the coding sequence ATGGATATTCCCGCTTTATCAGTTGCTATGCATCAAGCATCACTTGCCCAAAATGTTGATATCGCTTTAACGAAAAAAGTGTTGGACACGGCCCAGCAAAATGCCGATCAAACCTTAAAGATGATTCAGCATCCGACACTCGGACAAACCATTGATATAAAAGCTTAA
- the pdaC gene encoding peptidoglycan-N-acetylmuramic acid deacetylase PdaC encodes MLAKRIKWFHILLAVVCVAGLIGFFHNSLQKETVMTKVKTDSQYGNVEIATLVNDGKTFNYAVNYPVFKNKKMDAALKSFAEKEVRQFQKETKDVDQEHTTKRNELNVDYKIAHYAKQTVAIVFNEYKYIGGAHGQTVKKTFNYDFSKQAFLSIDDIFKEDADYLHKLSLIAYHELKKDKDIAADEALLKEGTAPKKENFSRFAIKQDYIEFYFDTYQVAAGYLGEQSIAIKKSLLKDIVKEQYIDKAKNKNKIKEQKPKHEVISLPKEETVDPNQKVIALTFDDGPNPATTNQILDSLKQHKGHATFFVLGSRVQYYPETLKRMLKEGHEVGNHSWSHPLLTRLSVKEALKQINDTQDIIEKISGYRPTLVRPPYGGINDELRSQLKMDVALWDIDPEDWKERNKKTIVDRVMSQAGDGRTILIHDIYRTSADAADEIIKKLTDQGYQLVTVSQLEEVKKQREAN; translated from the coding sequence TTGTTGGCAAAAAGAATCAAATGGTTTCATATCTTATTAGCAGTTGTATGTGTGGCGGGCCTTATTGGCTTTTTCCATAATTCATTACAAAAAGAAACGGTTATGACTAAAGTGAAAACTGATTCTCAGTATGGGAACGTGGAGATCGCAACGCTTGTGAACGACGGGAAAACGTTCAATTACGCAGTCAATTATCCAGTTTTTAAAAATAAAAAAATGGATGCGGCATTAAAGAGTTTCGCAGAGAAAGAGGTTCGCCAATTTCAAAAGGAAACAAAAGACGTTGATCAGGAGCATACGACAAAACGCAACGAATTAAATGTTGATTATAAAATTGCCCATTACGCCAAACAGACAGTAGCGATTGTATTTAATGAATATAAATATATCGGCGGTGCACACGGGCAAACCGTGAAAAAAACGTTTAACTATGATTTTAGTAAACAAGCTTTTCTTTCGATTGATGATATTTTCAAAGAGGACGCTGACTATTTACATAAGCTTTCGTTAATCGCTTATCATGAACTGAAAAAAGATAAGGACATTGCTGCTGACGAAGCGCTGTTAAAGGAAGGAACGGCACCGAAAAAAGAAAATTTCAGCCGCTTTGCCATCAAGCAAGATTATATCGAATTTTATTTCGATACATATCAGGTCGCAGCAGGCTATCTTGGGGAGCAATCGATTGCGATTAAGAAAAGCCTCTTGAAAGACATTGTGAAAGAACAATATATTGATAAAGCAAAAAACAAAAATAAAATCAAAGAGCAAAAGCCGAAGCATGAAGTGATTTCATTGCCTAAAGAGGAAACGGTTGATCCAAATCAAAAAGTCATTGCGCTTACTTTCGATGACGGCCCGAATCCTGCGACAACAAATCAAATTTTGGACTCCTTGAAGCAACATAAGGGGCATGCCACGTTTTTTGTTCTCGGGAGCAGGGTGCAATATTATCCGGAAACGCTTAAAAGGATGCTGAAAGAAGGACATGAGGTGGGGAACCATTCATGGAGCCACCCGCTTCTCACAAGGCTTTCAGTAAAAGAAGCGTTAAAGCAGATCAACGACACGCAGGATATTATTGAAAAAATAAGCGGATACCGTCCGACGCTTGTAAGACCTCCATACGGCGGCATTAATGATGAGCTGCGGAGTCAATTGAAAATGGATGTCGCATTATGGGATATTGACCCGGAAGATTGGAAAGAACGCAACAAAAAAACAATCGTTGACCGGGTCATGAGTCAGGCGGGAGATGGAAGAACCATCTTGATTCACGACATTTACCGCACCTCTGCTGACGCGGCCGATGAAATTATCAAAAAGCTCACCGATCAAGGCTATCAATTGGTGACGGTCTCTCAGCTTGAAGAGGTTAAAAAACAAAGAGAAGCGAATTAA
- the ybaK gene encoding Cys-tRNA(Pro) deacylase encodes MAKKMAKTNAVRLIEQQNISYELLGYKTEGGQPVDGVSVSEKIGYPLEYVYKTLVATAGAHHYYVFVVPVAKELDVKKAAKVIGEKKIDMIAMKELLRVTGYLRGGCSPIGMKKWFPTYIDAAAETFDFIIVSAGKIGMQLKLAPRDLAKACDAAFAEIV; translated from the coding sequence ATGGCGAAAAAAATGGCAAAAACGAATGCGGTGCGTCTGATCGAACAGCAGAACATCTCCTATGAGTTATTAGGCTACAAAACAGAAGGGGGCCAGCCGGTAGATGGCGTCTCTGTTTCGGAAAAAATCGGATATCCTTTGGAGTATGTATATAAAACATTGGTGGCAACAGCGGGAGCCCATCATTACTACGTCTTTGTTGTACCTGTTGCAAAGGAATTAGATGTAAAAAAGGCGGCAAAGGTAATAGGTGAAAAGAAAATAGACATGATTGCAATGAAGGAGCTATTAAGGGTAACTGGCTATCTTCGCGGCGGCTGCTCACCAATTGGCATGAAAAAATGGTTCCCGACCTATATTGATGCGGCCGCTGAAACATTTGATTTTATCATTGTCAGTGCAGGGAAAATCGGTATGCAGCTAAAGCTAGCGCCGCGAGATTTAGCAAAAGCATGTGATGCTGCATTTGCAGAAATTGTATAG
- a CDS encoding DUF4177 domain-containing protein, with amino-acid sequence MKEYEFVRVELSTMRRRPKEDYQQIIHDYAKRGWTLIQIFAPSIDGYGAAAYFEIIFERDAEKA; translated from the coding sequence ATGAAAGAGTATGAATTCGTAAGAGTTGAACTGAGTACGATGAGAAGAAGGCCTAAAGAAGACTACCAGCAAATCATCCATGACTATGCGAAAAGAGGCTGGACATTGATTCAGATTTTCGCTCCCAGTATCGATGGGTATGGAGCGGCTGCTTATTTTGAAATCATATTTGAAAGAGATGCGGAAAAAGCTTAG
- a CDS encoding spore coat protein translates to MDYPLNEQTFEQMTTYDERQPYYYPRPRPPFYPPYYYPRPFYPFYPRPPYYYPRPRPRPRPPYYPWSGYGGGFGGGYGGGYGGGYGGGYGY, encoded by the coding sequence TTGGATTATCCTTTGAATGAACAGACATTTGAACAAATGACAACTTATGATGAAAGACAGCCTTATTATTATCCGCGCCCGAGACCGCCATTTTACCCGCCTTATTATTACCCTAGACCGTTCTATCCGTTTTATCCGCGTCCGCCTTACTATTACCCGCGCCCGAGACCGCGCCCACGACCGCCTTACTACCCTTGGTCCGGTTATGGCGGCGGTTTCGGCGGCGGATACGGAGGAGGTTACGGCGGAGGTTACGGCGGAGGTTACGGATACTAG
- a CDS encoding transcription antiterminator — MKYKNTRQKEILYLLLSEPDDYLVVQDFADRVQCSEKTIRNDLKAIEDYLNEHSHAQLIRKPGFGVYLNIEEQERTWLSQQLYTEHFHSRQRTDEERMLHIAYDLLMNAKPVSAKEIAAQHFVNRSSIKKELCALEEWLKRYEITLVSKQRIGLKVEGNEKNKRKALARISDLIDNTEFTSQFIKSKFLRHEVDFVMKEIKSLQKKHSLYFTDETFESLLLHTLLMIRRIKMKQPISISPREQAVVKKKKEYQWTFACLQRLEPVFAIRFPEEEAVYLTLHILGGKVRYPLQKEETNNLENAVLPKVVGHLINRVSELKMLDFHKDQDLVNGLNIHLNTVLQRLSYDLSVSNPMLNDIKKMYPYLFHLIIDVLEDINQSFDLYIPEEEAAYLTLHFQAAIERLHHSSETHKKAIIVCHMGIGMSQLLRTRIERKYHQIAVVACIAKADLKGYIKKHEDIDLVISTIALERVTIPHIVVSPLLEPGDEKKLSAFIRQLDESHRQKRKTFHMLNNTTPFLVFLQQEAEHRYKLIEQLATALYEKGYVEKEYAVHAVMREKMAATNIGAGIAIPHANAKYIKQSAIAIATLKEPLDWGNEKVSLVFMLAVKHEDQNMTKQLFSELSYLSEQPAIVQKLTKETDVMTFLSHLEY; from the coding sequence ATGAAATACAAGAATACAAGACAAAAAGAGATTTTGTATCTGTTGTTATCTGAACCTGATGACTATTTAGTTGTGCAAGATTTCGCAGACAGGGTACAGTGTTCTGAAAAAACGATCAGGAATGATTTGAAAGCGATTGAGGATTATCTCAATGAACATTCTCATGCGCAGCTCATTCGGAAGCCAGGGTTTGGTGTCTATCTAAATATAGAAGAACAGGAAAGGACCTGGTTAAGCCAACAATTATATACTGAACATTTTCATTCTAGGCAGCGGACCGATGAAGAGAGAATGCTGCATATTGCTTATGATTTATTAATGAATGCAAAGCCTGTTTCCGCAAAAGAAATAGCCGCTCAGCATTTTGTGAATCGCTCTTCCATTAAAAAGGAATTATGTGCGCTAGAAGAGTGGCTGAAGCGGTATGAGATCACGTTGGTTTCGAAGCAGCGGATTGGTTTGAAGGTTGAAGGGAACGAAAAAAATAAAAGAAAAGCATTGGCAAGAATATCTGATTTGATTGATAACACGGAGTTTACTAGCCAATTTATTAAAAGTAAGTTCTTACGTCATGAAGTCGATTTTGTGATGAAAGAAATCAAATCATTACAAAAAAAGCATTCTCTCTATTTCACAGATGAGACGTTTGAGAGTTTGCTGCTGCATACATTGTTAATGATCCGCCGAATCAAAATGAAACAGCCGATCTCGATATCTCCAAGAGAACAGGCGGTCGTAAAAAAGAAGAAAGAATATCAATGGACTTTTGCTTGTTTACAACGGCTTGAGCCGGTTTTTGCCATCCGCTTTCCTGAAGAAGAAGCTGTGTATTTAACATTACATATATTGGGCGGGAAAGTTCGTTATCCATTACAGAAAGAAGAGACAAATAACCTTGAAAATGCAGTGCTTCCAAAGGTTGTAGGGCATTTAATCAATCGTGTTTCAGAGCTGAAAATGCTGGATTTTCATAAAGATCAGGATTTGGTCAACGGATTGAACATTCATCTCAATACTGTGCTACAACGGCTGAGCTACGATCTTTCTGTATCAAACCCTATGCTCAATGACATCAAAAAGATGTACCCTTATTTGTTTCATCTGATCATTGACGTTCTGGAAGACATCAATCAATCGTTTGATCTTTATATACCTGAGGAAGAGGCAGCATATTTGACGCTGCATTTTCAGGCAGCGATCGAACGGCTGCACCACAGCAGCGAGACACATAAAAAGGCGATCATCGTCTGCCACATGGGTATTGGAATGTCTCAATTGCTGCGGACGAGAATTGAACGGAAATATCATCAAATCGCTGTAGTGGCCTGTATTGCAAAGGCCGATTTAAAGGGCTATATAAAAAAGCATGAAGATATCGATCTTGTCATTTCTACCATTGCGCTGGAACGTGTAACGATTCCCCATATTGTTGTATCACCGCTTTTGGAGCCTGGTGACGAGAAGAAATTGAGTGCATTTATACGTCAGCTCGACGAATCGCACCGCCAAAAACGAAAAACCTTTCATATGCTGAACAATACGACTCCTTTTTTGGTTTTTTTGCAGCAAGAGGCAGAGCACCGCTACAAGTTGATTGAACAGCTGGCGACAGCTTTGTATGAGAAAGGCTATGTTGAAAAGGAATATGCGGTTCATGCGGTTATGCGGGAAAAAATGGCGGCGACAAACATTGGGGCAGGCATAGCCATTCCTCATGCAAACGCTAAATACATTAAACAATCAGCAATTGCAATTGCTACATTAAAAGAGCCGCTTGATTGGGGAAATGAGAAAGTATCGCTTGTTTTTATGCTGGCTGTCAAACATGAGGATCAAAATATGACAAAGCAGCTGTTTAGTGAGCTTTCATACCTGAGTGAGCAGCCGGCCATCGTCCAGAAGCTGACGAAAGAAACAGACGTCATGACATTTTTATCTCATTTGGAATATTAA